The segment ATATCATTCAACACAAATGTGCACTGCTCATAACCACAGCTAAACGTGTTAACTCTAACCTTCTTGATCTCACTCATGAGAAGCTATAATCTACACATCAGATTTGCAAATTAGAGGGCTATTAGCTTTGGAGCTAAGACTGTAATTGTTTGCATGGTGTGAGAGGACGTGATAGAGTGAGGACGCATAAGAGGCCATACAAAGATTGAGAATGCTTTCAATATCAAATTacaaggtttttattttatatttcatggATGTAGATGTGGACTACCTGCGCTCCGTTTTACCGACAACTACTGACCCTGCCTTCTTCCAGTTCTTGCGAAGTCTTGACTGCTCCGGTGTTACACTCTGCTCTGTTCCAGAAGGCACGGTGGTCTTTGCCCGGGTGAGATGCAGGACTGTGTGACAGTAAGGGTACAAGTCTTGGTGCTCAGAGGGCTAAACTGATATATATGTAATATCTACAGGAGCCTCTGATGGAGGTTGCAGGTCCACTGGCTGTGGTTCAACTACTGGAGACCAGTTTACTTTGTCTCGTAAACTATGCCAGGTAATACACACCATTTGATTATCATTGATACATAATGACACATAAGGAGAAAAACAGACGTCAGTTAATGTTGTCGTCAGAtggccaaacacaaatatcccCCATTTTCACGAAGACAACCAAGTCAAGCATtattataaaattattattgcTGGTAACAGTCTTGGCTACcgctaatctgtgctaacactgccAGCTCTGTTTGCCTTTTGTCTTTGACATGATAATGCTTCGGGCCactatgtcttttttttgtttttttgctctagCCCTTGTATTATAttgtgggtcaatttgacccattttagtttttgtgttgGCCAAAGTACTggttatgctttttttttccttcatgaaATTTTGGGACTTTTCCTCATCTAGGGTCATGAACTAGTGTGCAAAATCTGGACACTGTGATGTGTAGTGGAATGTCTGTGCAGAGTTTGTATCCAAAAATGAAGTTGCGGGTCATTTTGACGCGCACACTTTAATGTGGGGAAAGTAGCTGTTCAGATCCAAAATAAACATGTCTTTTTGATGTACTTTATTTGGATTGCCTCTGAATAGCCATTCAGGCCCATAGACCCAGGTGTGTGTAGAGGAGAAACTTTCTTTCCCTTGTCCTTGTTACTGTTCTTGTGTCACttctttttgacaaaaaaaacaaaaatgagctcCAGACGTTTTACATCTGAAGGAAGCTTTAGCACAGCTTTTGAACTGTGATAGTGATGCAGAGGAATATATTTCAGAGACAGAGGATCTTTCAGAGACAGAGGACAATGTTATTGATGATCCAGATTGTCAATTTGTCTCGCCATCAGATGAAAACTAGAGATAGTAATATAAAATGGTCAACATCACCACACCAAAGCCTAATGTCACCAAAATGACTCCCGGTCCTACAAGATTTTCTATCACACGAGTTGATGGTATTCAATCAGCATTTCAGCTCTTCATATCCCCACCAATAGAGAAGATTATACTGGACATGACCAACTTGGAAGGGAGGGGTGTATTTCAAGAGAAATTGAAGCCACTGGATCAGACTGACTTGCATGCGTACATTGGAATTCTGGTATTAGCTGGAGTGTACAGGTCAAAGGGAGAAGCAACTGCAAGTCTATGGAATGAAGAGAATGGAAAGCCAAATTTTCGAGCAACAATGTCACTGGAGACATTTCTCATGATCTCTTGTGTGATCCGATTTGAAAACCGCGACACCAGAGTTGGTCGACGTGAAAGAGACAAACTAGCTGCGATCAGAGATGTATGGGATAAATGGGTCGAAATTCTACCTTTGTTGTACAATCCTGCTATCCATGTTACCATAGATGAGCGCCTTGTTGCATTCAGGGGGCGCTGTCCTTTCCGACAGTACATGCCCAACAAGCCTGCCAAGTATGGCATCAAAATATGGGCAGCCTGTGATGCAAAATCTCGCTATGCATGGAATATGCAAGTGTATACTGGAAAGCTAACTGGAGGAGTATCTGAGAAGAATCAGGGGATGCGTGTGGTGCTGGAGATGAGTGAAGGGGTGCAAGGTCATAACATCACATGTGACAACTTCTTTACATCCTACCGCCTTGGAGATGAATTTCAGAAGAGAAAGCTGACTATGTTAGGAACAGTCAGAAGAAATAAGCTGGAACTTCCCAGTGAAATTCTGAAGATGCGGGGCAGACCTCTGCATTCCTCAGTATTTGTTTTCACTGAGAAAGCAACAGTTGTTTCATACTGGCCAAAGAGAAACAAGAATGTTCTTGTAATGAGCACAATGCACACAGATGCATCTCTGTGCACAAGAGAAGACATGAAGCCACAAATGATCCTAGACTACAACTCCACCAAAGGAGGAGTTGACAATCTGGACAAAGTCACAGCAACATACAGCTGTCAGCGCAAGACTGCCCGTTGGCCCTTGGTGATTTTCTACAACATTGTGGACGTGTCTGCTTACAATGCCGATGTCCTGTGGACTGAAATCAACCAGCAATGGAATAATGAACCTAAAAAGAATTTGCTCAAGGGCCAAACGGTCAAAACCTTCAATCTACAGACAATGTTTTAACTACAGtatcatttgaacatttttaactgtcatacaagtttaaaaataagttCACAGCTGAGATGTAAAAACAATTGGCTTTTTACGAGACTCAACTGTGGCCTTGCAGAACACaataaattaagatttttttatgCCTGCTGAACTGAGCTCTCACAATTTTCTCAGACGTACTCATGACATCAAGCAGTTGGAATTTAACGACCGCGTTTCAGCTGCTGCTGAGCTGTAAAAATGCACTCTATAAAGTAttcatatattgtgttttacaacaatacttggCTGTATTTGTGATTTTTGATGCGGCTGTGGTGGATGGAGTGGCGAGGCTTGCAATCATGGTCGCCAGTGAACACTTTCATTCACAAGGGTGGGAGTGAGGGACAAGCTCGCGGTGGCCGCCTCTCTCGCTTCTTGGCCGGTGTTCTTCACATTCTCTATTGGTGGGCCAGCGGTCTAGCGCTTGGTGAATTGTACTTCACAGTGATTTGTGCACATTTGGGTGGGCACGCATCTCCCTCGCTCCTGCCATGCCGCCTTGGTCCTCTTCGGCGGCAGCGACGAGAGAGTCTCCTGCCCCCACAGAGGCAGAGAGACCGCGTGGTCTCCACCGCATCTGGTGGGAAGGCACTTCTGGGCCGCCACTGAGGAGGATCGTTGTGGCGTgtcagcagaggtgggtagagaaGCCAAATACGGtactttacacgatcaggatttttggggccgatcaccgatcagcaagtttaaaaaaaaaaaaaaaaaaaaaaaaaaaaaaaaagataaccgatccgatcataagatggagcaatgtgtctatttacatgacttgttcatttattttatatacttgtgtactgtatacattctgcattctctagcattttagacaaaatttaaaacatcaatgacctccagggggcattcaaggatttgccactgacataagtttaggtcaaatcaacattacaacatgacagaaataatgggtgctaacttactgtaattaaattacttttacaaatactgttaatgacatgcttactctaattttctcactgtcccggctatatggacgggtgttgaccagagtttgcgtccgtttgacttttgctttttgtttttttgttttttttccccacgctgcgttgcttgaacatgacatgctcctccttgtgtacatttttcaggtgcccgatcaaatttgttgttgaagcatttagatgacgttccccacaacgtagttcagttgtgcacagactgcaaataatttACGTGTTgcttgtctgagacaccgcaaaatagtcccacacgaaggacgtgttttttcaccgacaagattgaaaaaactttattggccgtcagatactTACAGTACTgtgccacaagacacgtgacaaggctaaaaataaactagcttttggattcatacgtgacgaagacgcggagttaaatttCTTGGCGGAGCccatcgatgacgtcattgatcggatcgacgaattatgacatgaaagtcgatcagcataaaatgcgaattatcggctgataccgatcacaccgatcagatcggcgtaaagtctagtaataatatgactcaagtaaaaataaaaagtagccttccaaataattacttgagtaagagtaagaaagtactcggCGAAAAAAGAGACATTTGCTTTATCTACTAAAATGGCTGAATGAAGAAGtcgtttgctgaccagacttattgatagtctgtgtgtgtgtgtgtttgtgagggagggacagagagagagaacagaacGTACCCCACAtgtatgttttacagttacttggcACCATAAAATAGTggtaatgttgccatatgcacagccaaaacaacagaaaaaacatctgcaacttaccgcaaggtgtttttttgCAGTTAAAAGTGGGCTGAGatttccaagtttgggcagtgataaaactacgctgcatgttaaagttgtttttttatagtcTGTAttgtaaacacgagtcgcgcATGGCTGTCACAAGTCACATTGTTGGCCCGCAAAGCCCAATGAAGACTTTGTGTCCGGACATGTGACTTTTCTTGCATCGTTTGATTgatgaacttgagtcaaacatcaatGTTGTAACATTAGATTGGAGCAATGGTGCCTGATACAGAAGTCGAAAACGAAGGTCTAAAACTAGATCGtgcacgcaattattgataaatgaaagtagcgagcggcatgtagatcattgtagttgagtaaaagtaccgtttcttcttaaaaTGAATACTCAAGTAATAGTAAAAGGTATGATGCATTAAacctactctgacaagtacaatttatccaaaattttacttgagtaaatgtaacagagtaaatgtagtgcgttcctacccacctctgcatgtCAGTGTGGTGCTGCAGCACGGGTGGGACGGCGCAGGTCCCCCGCCATTCAGTGTGTGCCGGTCATTGTGAGGCACAGTTCACGGGTGTAATTTTTACCATCGGCTGGTTGAGATGTGAGGTTGGACGTGTGGCTGACATGGGAGAGGGGGCTATTTTGAGCTCGTCTTTTATTCCCATTCATGTGAATGAGTGCGGGCCACACTATTTCAGCCACCACGATTACATTGGAAGTTGCCAATGTAGTTTGGTGTTGTTGTATAACATACTTGTATACTGCATTTGAATGTGCGTTCAGAGTGTAATGAAACTCAAGCGAGGGATTAGAGTCTGAACTCTGCATCGAAGGGTGACATTTATCTAGACTAGCAGATGCAgtgatatggaccaatcagacccaagctgttttccatatttaaattagggaagatgagcgatcaaatcagagcaaagcttatttacacaTAATGAGAAATCCAACCATTACAAATGCCAGTTGGAATAGACTGACTTGAATATCTTGAAAAAGGATGTTtggcatttccaaccaaaattatCATGCAAACCAGACAAAAGTACATCAAAGATAATCAAAATTAAATAGTAAAAAAGgtatggaaggggacctttaacttaccgtattttcacggccatagggcgcactgtattaaaaggcgcagtctcagttacggggtctatttatGCATTTAACACGAGTGATTTaactcgagttggtcttcctcgccttgtttccgcggaaaactcagcttcgtcttcttgacttggcgaagctcgttttcctgcttcctccacttgcgaaccatggattcgttgatcttgaattctctcgcggctgctcgattgccatgttcctccgcgtaactgacagcttgcagtttaaactgtgcttcgtaatcgtgtctcttcgtaggtgccattttcggtggggtccttagccaaaccgatgttgttttgcacaatgcacaccccagcACTTTATAACTACTGGGGcttttagcgtcctccttcacgcacccttatgtccgcatgctgtcctcagccacgtccgcttttcctctgtataagcagcgtgtcagcaggaaatgctcccagtcagtcaagcggtaaaaaaaaagtaaaaaaaaaaaaaaaagtcaagcggagcgctcttcacacaacaacatttatagatgttggaactcggtgcacacatatggcgcattataaggcgccccgtccattttggagaaaatttaagacttttaagtccgccttatggtcgtgaaaatacggtatataaagTGGGTCGCTACTTGCTGACAATTGGAAGATGTACGTCCAAGGGTGACAACAGCTGAGAACCTGTGGTCTAGATTACTCTGAATTCTGGTTTTCAGAGTCAAACTCCTGTACATAATGAATGTCTGACTCGGATAGTGTATGTGTTTGACAGAAAATGAGCACAGTACATACACTTGAGTACACATGCACTATACAGCAATAGAAGCATATTATAAGACATACAATTTAACAATCTTTTCTATGCTTTTATGTCTTTTGCAGTATTCAAGATTTGTGAACGAATATAGCTGTAGTTTTAATTCCGACTGTATTCAACGctgggttttttgttttctttttcattgcaGTATAAAACAGAAAATTTTGCTTCTTCTAGTCTAGTGTGCACTAATGCTGCCCGCTTCCGCCTGGCGTCTGGCCCCCGGAGGAAACTGCTGGAGATGGGGCTCAGAAGGGCTCAAGGGCCAGATGGAGGGCTCACTGCTtcaaaatattcatatattGGAGGTAATTGCTGTGTGGAAGACGATGCTCAGTCTCTTACAGAATTACTCATTATTGTCCCTTTTAGGGTTTGATCTCACCAGTAATGTTCAGGCTGGGTTGCTGTTTGGGATCCCTGTTGCAGGGACCATGGCTCATTCATATGTCACATCCTTTACTTCTATGGAGGAGGTCTGGCCACAAGTGAGTGTGCACTCTCATCCAATTATCTTTAAACAGTGCAAGATGTGCCAAAggccaaaaacattttataattacCGCTGTATATGTACTACAATTTTACATTACAGCCATTCATGTTCTACCCCGTAAGGGACATGGTCAATTTCGCCTTAATCATTGTTGTTAATGACTTGATACATAATGATGTTTCATCTTTCCATCAGTCACatttaacaaaacacaacaggcCATAGCATAAATGCTATATCTGCTAATATTGACAAATGTATcttcttttcaaataatttttttaatcagtaatGTATAATTAGCAATTCATCACCTACCTTGCAGATTAACTACATTGTACTCGTGTTTTCAACCATTTGCACATTATAATGCATGAGATAATATAGATGATATCCAGTGCAATACATTGTGGTGCTCTATCATGCAATCAATGTCAATGATTGCAGAGACTAATTAGTGATGGAAACTTTACCATGCGCACGCTCGGGTATTGATCTACAcgtttttgtttccaaatagaCTCTTGTTGACGTGAACAGAGACCATGAACCAGTCGACTTCATTTCTCTGGCCAAGGGATGGCTCGGTCGGGTGTGTGAGCTTTTAGGGGTTGAGCCTGAGAGGATCAATGAGGGAGAGTTGGCTGCCTTCCTGTCATATGCAATTGCCTACCCCCAAAACTTCCTTCCAGTGATTGACAGCTACAGTGTTACCTGGTAATTCTGACACTTTGTCATATAAAATTGCATGTCAAGCTATATCTTagactagggctgcacgatattggaaaaaatgaTATTGcgatttttaattttctttaattgtttttataccagtgatatatattgcgatgtgaaataatccAGGATCAAAgttgggaaagttaattttcaaTGTGAACGAGTTCAAAGTTCCCTTCatagttccaaaaatgaactagttcggTTCATAATTCAGAAATTTTTAACTAAGTTCACCAGTCCAAAaacgaactagttcatagttctcctccccccaccccccccccccccccacccaatatgttgctgacgtgctaataaacaaaataaattccatgaTATCACAGTGAGATCGTACAgtattttaactaaagcattctgagaCGAATCATAATATTcctagtaatcaatttttacaattatgtacagtattacaaaagaacacattcattcCCATTTATGCAGTGTCAATGAACGCACCTCGCGCACTCACGCAGCTGCCACGTGCCTGaatagtttcattctgaagagcgaaataggaaatgcagcaggtgtacaaTCTTTGAatcttttgagcatgtccaaacaggtccctctgctggtcacttttaatattacagttgattcactgcatGTTACAGTGCACcaaacatcgcagcagaccccgCGATTGCGCAAacgtacatcgcgatgacgatgcCCAGACAAAATATTGTGCAGCAGTTTCTTGGACTACATTAAAAGTTCAAACATTAACATTAGCTAAATACACTCATGATGACTAGCCATCCCAAGGCCATTTCCCACCAATTCAAAGACAAATGTCTGCACACGAGTTTCCATGCCTGTTAGTGTTGTaatgatgtactgtatctctGCTTGCCTTCTTTTAGCAGTGGCCTGTTGAACTTTTGTGCTGTGGCCTTGGCGCTGTGTGAATTGGGCTATCGGCCGGTGGGAGTTCGCTTAGACAGTGGGGACCTCTGCAAGCAGTCAGTGGATGTGCGGTGTGCCCTAAGACTCTGTAGCAAGCAGTGAGTGAGGTGCCATGCTGCACTtttctataaaaaaatatactgtgtgtgtgtgtatatgtgtgcatatatatatatatatatatatatatatattatatatatatatatatatatatatatgtgtgtgtgtgtatatatatatatttgtgtatacacatatacacatatatatatatacacatgtatatatatatatatatatatacatatgtatatatgtatatatatatatatatatatatatgtatatatacatatatatatatatatatatatatgtatatatacatatatatatatatatatgtatatatacatatatatatatatatatatgtatatatacatatatatatatatatatatgtatatatacatatatatatacatatatgtatatatatatatatgtatatatgtgtatatgtatatgtatatgtatacatatatatatgtatatatatatatatatgcatgtgtatatctatatatgtatgtgtatatgtgtgtatatatatatatatatatatatgtatgtgtttgtatatatatgtgtgtatgtatctatatatgtgtatatatatatatgtgtgtatatatatatatatatatatgtatatatatgtgtgtatatatatatgtatatatgtgtatatatatatatatgtatatgtatgtatatgtatataattcTAATTCTAGCTTCTTTTCGGTGTTCCCAGTTTCTCTACCTCTGCCTTTGATTCACTCATCATTGTTGGGACCAATAACATCTCAGAACAAACCATGGTGGAACTCAATAAGAAGGTGAAGGCAACAAATGCTGAActtttttccatctttgtttttcttttacgtTTATATTTTGGCTAATCACTGCCTCAGGAGAATGAGATCGACGTGGTTGGTGTTGGAACACATCTTGTCACCTGCACTAAACAACCATCACTGGGTTGTGTGTACAAGGTATAAGGTGGTTTGATCAGACACTTCAGTGTTAATTCATTCTGTTGCAATCATATTGctgtttgcatttgtgtgatAGCTTGTGGAGGTGAGGGGAAAGCCCAGGATGAAGATCAGTGAGGATCCAGAGAAGAGCACCCTCCCAGGAAGGAAATCTGTTTACAGGCTAATAGATGCTGAGGGTAaaaatacagaccctttccaaaaaattggaatgtcatggaaaagtttatttatttccaacaattacatttaaaaagttaaattttcataaattatagattTAGGGcctacaatttaaacaatttcaagtatttatttgtttatttttacataatttgggcttcccgCTCTTAAAACCCATAAAATcgggaattcaaaaaatttgaatactgtgaagaaatcattcACTTCCCAGTTTTTatagtaaaaaaagaaattagggtcacataaaatcaatcaaaatatggtactttcaaaacgatacgtTAATCTTCAaaacttggttgggaatccctttgctttaatcactgtctCAATTCGCCGTgccattgaggcaatcagcctgtggcattacCCGGGAGTTATgaaagcccagatttccttgatgcttgctgtcagttctttgtttttgggtctggtacccctcattttcctcttgataataccccatagttCTCAATGGTGTTTAGATCCggcaagttggctggccagtcaagcactgtgatggcatgagcatcaaaccaggttttggtgcttctggcggtatgggccggggccaggtcctgctgtaaaatgaaatctgcatctccatacagatcctcaggagaaggaattatgaagtcctctaaaacattctggtcaACTGTTACGGtaaccttggatttaagaaagcagagtataccaacacctgcactggacattgcaccccaaatcatgactgactgtgggtatttcacactggacctcaagcaggtTGGGTTCttttcttcacccgtcttcctccaaaccgtcggaccttgattcccgaatgaaaggcacactttacttttatCGGAAAAGAGGACTTTGGACCgttggccaacagtccagtccttcttctccttggcccagtggagacgcttcctacgttggctcaggcttagtagtggcttgacccgaggaacctgacagttgtagcccatctcccggatgcgtctgaatgtggtggtttttgaagctgtgacacccacctcattccactctttctggatatctgctagattcttgaatcttctgtttGATAATCGGCAATAGCCCAAGGTCATCTCTTTtgttggtgcatcttctccttccacattttgtccactagactttccattgatatgcttggacacagcactctgtgaacaacCAGCCACCTGAGCTATGAACCTTTCTGGCTTACCGATCccatggagggtatcaatgatggtcttctggccagttgtcaagtctgcagtcttccccatattgaacccaactgagacaattgaaccaaactgcagcaatttaatgacacctggggcaGGTGCTTTGAATTTAGTAGATGATCAGTGTGTGACACtccgtttaaaacatttatggcctgcaaaatttgggctgatttcgtcacagtattctcatttttggaattcctgattttgtgggttttatgagctggaagcccaaattctgtaaaaataaacaaatacttgcgattttttaaattgtgggccctgaatctataatctatgaaagtttaattttttgaatggaattatggaaataaacttttccaggATATAAAATTTTTTGGACAGGGTCTGTAGTTACTTAAGTACcgaagtacaaatattttgtctttttttcaggTATGTGAACTGGAGTATTtatctgatgactttttacctTTATTCCTTTTACCTTTGGTCCCTTCATTTAAAAACGGTTATCTGTTTCTATTCCTCAGTTTATTAAATTATGCTTGTTACATATTTCAACTGCCGCAGATGACGACGCAAcgtaaaaaaagatgtaaatagaCAGTGGTAAATTCAACTgcagttgagatcttgattCATTGATTGAGTTCTTGGGGATttatgaggttaaaaaaaaaaaaagacagggagag is part of the Phyllopteryx taeniolatus isolate TA_2022b chromosome 7, UOR_Ptae_1.2, whole genome shotgun sequence genome and harbors:
- the naprt gene encoding nicotinate phosphoribosyltransferase isoform X2, whose protein sequence is MAAPCSTTCERSILERVPPLLTDLYQFTMAYAYWRAGRHQEHSVFELFFRENPFCGCFSLFAGLNDCLLFLRSFCFTDKDVDYLRSVLPTTTDPAFFQFLRSLDCSGVTLCSVPEGTVVFAREPLMEVAGPLAVVQLLETSLLCLVNYASDLCTFGWARISLAPAMPPWSSSAAATRESPAPTEAERPRGLHRIWWEGTSGPPLRRIVVACQQSLVCTNAARFRLASGPRRKLLEMGLRRAQGPDGGLTASKYSYIGGFDLTSNVQAGLLFGIPVAGTMAHSYVTSFTSMEEVWPQTLVDVNRDHEPVDFISLAKGWLGRVCELLGVEPERINEGELAAFLSYAIAYPQNFLPVIDSYSVTCSGLLNFCAVALALCELGYRPVGVRLDSGDLCKQSVDVRCALRLCSKHFSTSAFDSLIIVGTNNISEQTMVELNKKENEIDVVGVGTHLVTCTKQPSLGCVYKLVEVRGKPRMKISEDPEKSTLPGRKSVYRLIDAEGHPFLDLVCLALESPPEAGRHLRCHPLVGDGTPLSVTPVQVICLHQEVFTQGQVTHPLSSAAETKANVQGSLQSFHPRHKRLEEPDSYTVALSEKQYNLVTELRRHSSKKTNFILAN
- the naprt gene encoding nicotinate phosphoribosyltransferase isoform X3; the encoded protein is MIACSFCAAFVLPTKTTTQRPEQGTGGRPVQGGRHPTIGPEVRRGPHTARGREGRRPRRSARGEERGGHRPGVQQHDPQPSTRRPGRGPLSGASGHLPDTQGPRAVLGPPPTYVDYLRSVLPTTTDPAFFQFLRSLDCSGVTLCSVPEGTVVFAREPLMEVAGPLAVVQLLETSLLCLVNYASLVCTNAARFRLASGPRRKLLEMGLRRAQGPDGGLTASKYSYIGGFDLTSNVQAGLLFGIPVAGTMAHSYVTSFTSMEEVWPQTLVDVNRDHEPVDFISLAKGWLGRVCELLGVEPERINEGELAAFLSYAIAYPQNFLPVIDSYSVTCSGLLNFCAVALALCELGYRPVGVRLDSGDLCKQSVDVRCALRLCSKHFSTSAFDSLIIVGTNNISEQTMVELNKKENEIDVVGVGTHLVTCTKQPSLGCVYKLVEVRGKPRMKISEDPEKSTLPGRKSVYRLIDAEGHPFLDLVCLALESPPEAGRHLRCHPLVGDGTPLSVTPVQVICLHQEVFTQGQVTHPLSSAAETKANVQGSLQSFHPRHKRLEEPDSYTVALSEKQYNLVTELRRHSSKKTNFILAN
- the naprt gene encoding nicotinate phosphoribosyltransferase isoform X1; its protein translation is MIACSFCAAFVLPTKTTTQRPEQGTGGRPVQGGRHPTIGPEVRRGPHTARGREGRRPRRSARGEERGGHRPGVQQHDPQPSTRRPGRGPLSGASGHLPDTQGPRAVLGPPPTYVDYLRSVLPTTTDPAFFQFLRSLDCSGVTLCSVPEGTVVFAREPLMEVAGPLAVVQLLETSLLCLVNYASDLCTFGWARISLAPAMPPWSSSAAATRESPAPTEAERPRGLHRIWWEGTSGPPLRRIVVACQQSLVCTNAARFRLASGPRRKLLEMGLRRAQGPDGGLTASKYSYIGGFDLTSNVQAGLLFGIPVAGTMAHSYVTSFTSMEEVWPQTLVDVNRDHEPVDFISLAKGWLGRVCELLGVEPERINEGELAAFLSYAIAYPQNFLPVIDSYSVTCSGLLNFCAVALALCELGYRPVGVRLDSGDLCKQSVDVRCALRLCSKHFSTSAFDSLIIVGTNNISEQTMVELNKKENEIDVVGVGTHLVTCTKQPSLGCVYKLVEVRGKPRMKISEDPEKSTLPGRKSVYRLIDAEGHPFLDLVCLALESPPEAGRHLRCHPLVGDGTPLSVTPVQVICLHQEVFTQGQVTHPLSSAAETKANVQGSLQSFHPRHKRLEEPDSYTVALSEKQYNLVTELRRHSSKKTNFILAN
- the naprt gene encoding nicotinate phosphoribosyltransferase isoform X5, producing MKWLGRGKSDVDYLRSVLPTTTDPAFFQFLRSLDCSGVTLCSVPEGTVVFAREPLMEVAGPLAVVQLLETSLLCLVNYASDLCTFGWARISLAPAMPPWSSSAAATRESPAPTEAERPRGLHRIWWEGTSGPPLRRIVVACQQSLVCTNAARFRLASGPRRKLLEMGLRRAQGPDGGLTASKYSYIGGFDLTSNVQAGLLFGIPVAGTMAHSYVTSFTSMEEVWPQTLVDVNRDHEPVDFISLAKGWLGRVCELLGVEPERINEGELAAFLSYAIAYPQNFLPVIDSYSVTCSGLLNFCAVALALCELGYRPVGVRLDSGDLCKQSVDVRCALRLCSKHFSTSAFDSLIIVGTNNISEQTMVELNKKENEIDVVGVGTHLVTCTKQPSLGCVYKLVEVRGKPRMKISEDPEKSTLPGRKSVYRLIDAEGHPFLDLVCLALESPPEAGRHLRCHPLVGDGTPLSVTPVQVICLHQEVFTQGQVTHPLSSAAETKANVQGSLQSFHPRHKRLEEPDSYTVALSEKQYNLVTELRRHSSKKTNFILAN
- the naprt gene encoding nicotinate phosphoribosyltransferase isoform X4; the protein is MAAPCSTTCERSILERVPPLLTDLYQFTMAYAYWRAGRHQEHSVFELFFRENPFCGCFSLFAGLNDCLLFLRSFCFTDKDVDYLRSVLPTTTDPAFFQFLRSLDCSGVTLCSVPEGTVVFAREPLMEVAGPLAVVQLLETSLLCLVNYASLVCTNAARFRLASGPRRKLLEMGLRRAQGPDGGLTASKYSYIGGFDLTSNVQAGLLFGIPVAGTMAHSYVTSFTSMEEVWPQTLVDVNRDHEPVDFISLAKGWLGRVCELLGVEPERINEGELAAFLSYAIAYPQNFLPVIDSYSVTCSGLLNFCAVALALCELGYRPVGVRLDSGDLCKQSVDVRCALRLCSKHFSTSAFDSLIIVGTNNISEQTMVELNKKENEIDVVGVGTHLVTCTKQPSLGCVYKLVEVRGKPRMKISEDPEKSTLPGRKSVYRLIDAEGHPFLDLVCLALESPPEAGRHLRCHPLVGDGTPLSVTPVQVICLHQEVFTQGQVTHPLSSAAETKANVQGSLQSFHPRHKRLEEPDSYTVALSEKQYNLVTELRRHSSKKTNFILAN